The following are encoded together in the Capsulimonas corticalis genome:
- a CDS encoding nucleotidyl transferase AbiEii/AbiGii toxin family protein, with protein MSAIKYQDQVRLLLDILPAVAEEECFALHGGTAINLFVRDMPRLSVDLDLTYLLLEERETTLANIADALKSIQARITAKSPEIRVSVDERRAKLLCGRRRIQIKVEVNTTMRGALGDPEMRVLCEQTQETFDRFAEMRIIPIGQLYGGKICAALSRQHPRDLFDIKYMLQTSGFDDNIKRGFLLCLLSGDRPMHELIRPELIDQRATLENHFEGMTQEPFSYGQFEETRSTLIATVTNKLTETDREFLMSFKQGEPEWDRYGFADFEKFPAVQWKLKNIRNLKESNPTKHREQMGELKQSLTGARPSA; from the coding sequence ATGAGCGCCATCAAATATCAAGATCAAGTCCGCTTACTCCTCGATATCTTGCCGGCGGTCGCGGAAGAAGAGTGTTTTGCGCTGCACGGCGGCACCGCCATCAATCTGTTTGTACGCGACATGCCACGCCTGTCCGTGGACCTTGATCTCACCTACCTGCTGCTTGAAGAAAGAGAAACGACACTGGCGAATATTGCCGACGCGCTGAAATCGATCCAAGCCAGAATCACTGCGAAATCCCCCGAGATCCGAGTTTCGGTTGACGAACGCCGTGCGAAGCTTCTCTGCGGCCGTCGGCGCATACAGATAAAGGTTGAAGTAAACACAACCATGCGTGGAGCCTTGGGCGATCCAGAGATGCGTGTTCTCTGCGAACAAACTCAAGAAACATTCGATCGTTTCGCGGAAATGCGGATCATCCCTATTGGGCAGCTTTATGGCGGCAAGATCTGCGCCGCTCTGTCCAGACAACACCCTCGCGATCTGTTCGACATTAAATACATGCTCCAGACTTCAGGGTTCGACGACAACATTAAGCGCGGCTTCTTACTCTGCCTTTTGAGCGGCGACCGCCCAATGCATGAACTTATCCGCCCTGAACTCATTGACCAGCGAGCAACTCTGGAGAACCATTTTGAAGGAATGACGCAGGAGCCCTTCAGCTATGGACAGTTCGAGGAAACGCGAAGCACACTGATCGCGACAGTAACCAACAAACTCACTGAAACCGATAGAGAGTTTTTAATGAGCTTCAAGCAAGGCGAGCCGGAATGGGACCGCTACGGATTTGCCGACTTTGAGAAATTTCCCGCCGTGCAATGGAAGCTGAAAAACATTCGTAACCTAAAAGAAAGCAATCCAACCAAACATCGTGAGCAGATGGGAGAACTCAAACAAAGTCTGACCGGCGCCAGACCTTCGGCATAG
- a CDS encoding alpha/beta hydrolase family protein yields MREELIDQVAWTGGQFLSGPIRGVILSFAGLGGTTKLKDGIGDQEQEWANAGGLVVMPYYSPWAWMNPETVAFIDELIEAIRLKYGLAPETPVIATGGSMGGHAALAYTMNSRHAVARCYALSPVCDLLYHYGERPDLPRTFHAAYHSYGDISEALIANSPTRQIDRMPRTPYLIIHGDQDDAVAKEHHSDILAARMRDAGHELTYLELSGVGHCGPLDDKPQRTATDFVLRGLS; encoded by the coding sequence ATGCGGGAAGAATTGATCGATCAGGTCGCCTGGACCGGCGGCCAATTTCTAAGCGGCCCGATCCGGGGAGTTATCCTCAGCTTCGCCGGGCTCGGCGGCACTACGAAGCTCAAAGACGGGATCGGGGACCAGGAGCAAGAGTGGGCGAACGCCGGCGGCCTTGTGGTTATGCCCTATTACAGCCCATGGGCGTGGATGAACCCGGAGACCGTGGCGTTTATCGATGAGCTGATCGAGGCGATTCGGCTCAAATACGGTCTGGCTCCTGAGACGCCCGTCATCGCCACCGGCGGCAGCATGGGCGGACACGCCGCGCTCGCCTACACGATGAACTCACGCCACGCCGTCGCCCGCTGCTACGCGCTGAGTCCGGTCTGCGACCTGCTCTACCACTACGGCGAGCGCCCGGATCTGCCGCGCACCTTCCACGCAGCCTACCATTCCTATGGCGACATTTCCGAGGCGCTCATCGCCAACTCCCCGACGCGGCAAATCGATCGGATGCCGCGAACGCCTTACTTGATCATCCATGGCGACCAGGACGACGCGGTCGCGAAAGAGCATCACTCCGACATTCTCGCGGCGCGAATGCGCGACGCCGGCCATGAGCTGACTTACCTCGAACTGTCCGGCGTCGGCCACTGCGGCCCGCTGGATGACAAGCCCCAGCGGACCGCGACGGACTTTGTACTGCGCGGCCTATCGTAG